From Triticum urartu cultivar G1812 chromosome 2, Tu2.1, whole genome shotgun sequence, a single genomic window includes:
- the LOC125539215 gene encoding SH3 domain-containing protein 2-like encodes MEALWKQASRLKEQVARQGVFKQFGAGGYGNSDNAFTDESEVKLHQRLEKLYLSTRAAKHFQRDVVRGVEGYIVTGSKQVEIGNKLSDDSQKYGIENTCTSGNTLSRAATYYGKARSLIEKERGNMLKAFGTQVAEPLRAMVMGAPLEDARHLAQRYDRVRQEADAQVVEVSRRQSRVRESAGNSDVISKLEAAEYKLEELKSNMVGLGKEAVSAMAAVEGQQQRLTLQRLIAMVEAERTYHQKVLEILDHLEEEMVSERQKIEAPPPPAAESYMSPPPPSYDEVNGMFASTSADQAVNSVDFFLGEALDSFEAESEFELNLSVGDIVIVRKISSNGWAEGECKGKAGWFPHAYVERRERVLASKVPHIF; translated from the exons ATGGAGGCGCTGTGGAAGCAGGCCTCCAGGCTCAAGGAGCAGGTCGCCCGCCAG GGTGTGTTTAAGCAGTTTGGGGCTGGTGGCTATGGAAATTCTGATAATGCATTCACAGACGAGTCAGAAGTTAAACTACATCAGAGATTGGAAAAACTTTACTTATCCACTCGTGCTGCCAAA CATTTTCAAAGGGACGTCGTTCGGGGTGTGGAGGGCTACATAGTGACAGGATCTAAGCAAGTGGAGATAG GGAACAAATtgtctgatgatagccagaaatATGGCATTGAAAACACATGCACAAGTGGTAATACTTTATCCAGAGCTGCTACATACTATGGAAAGGCGCGTTCACTGATAGAAAAGGAACGCGGGAACATGCTAAAAGCATTTGGTACTCAG GTGGCAGAGCCTCTACGGGCAATGGTAATGGGTGCCCCTCTAGAGGATGCTAGACATCTAGCCCAGAGATATGACAGAGTAAGGCAAGAAGCTGATGCTCAG GTCGTTGAAGTTTCAAGGCGTCAAAGCAGAGTAAGAGAATCAGCTGGGAATAGTGACGTGATATCAAAGTTGGAGGCAGCTGAGTATAAACTTGAAGAACTGAAGTCAAACATGGTGGGGTTAGGAAAGGAAGCGGTTTCAGCTATGGCTGCTGTAGAGGGGCAGCAGCAAAGATTGACATTACAACGCCTCATTGCAATG GTTGAGGCGGAGAGAACTTATCATCAGAAAGTCCTGGAGATCCTTGACCATTTGGAAGAAGAA ATGGTGTCTGAGCGCCAAAAAATTGAAGCACCTCCACCCCCTGCAGCAGAAAGTTATATGTCACCGCCACCACCATCATATGACGAAGTTAATGGCATGTTTGCCTCCACTTCTGCTGATCAGGCAGTTAACTCTGTCGACTTCTTCCTGGGAGAG GCGCTCGATTCCTTCGAGGCTGAGAGTGAGTTTGAGCTTAACTTGTCAGTTGGCGACATCGTTATCGTCCGGAAG ATATCAAGCAACGGTTGGGCGGAAGGTGAATGCAAGGGGAAAGCAGGATGGTTCCCACATGCCTATGTCGAAAGACGCGAGCGTGTTCTGGCGAGCAAAGTCCCGCATATTTTCTAG